In one window of Arachis ipaensis cultivar K30076 chromosome B06, Araip1.1, whole genome shotgun sequence DNA:
- the LOC107645304 gene encoding filament-like plant protein 4, which yields MDRRWPWKKKSSDKAVLEKAAAALDSASASSEANQESYKKPNYVQISVESYTHLTGLEDQVKTCEEKIQTLEDEIKDLNEKLSAANSEINTKESLVKQHAKVAEEAVSGWEKAEAEALALKNHLETVTLSKLTAEDHASQLDGALKECMRQIRNLKEEHEQKIQEVALTKTKQLDKIKGELEAKIASFEQELLRSAAENAALSRTLQERSNMIIQLSEEKANAEAEIEHLKGNIESCEREISSLKYEIHVISKELEIRNEEKNMSMRSAEVANKQHLEGVKKITKLEAECQRLRGLVRKKLPGPAALAQMKLEVENLGRDYGESRLRKSPVKPASLHMSPVPEFSLENVQKFQKDNEFLTERLLTMEEETKMLKEALAKRNSELQASRSMCAKTLSKLQLLEAQSNQQKGSPKSTIHITPENIYGRNASYAPSLISMSEDGIDDAASCAESWSTAVISELSQQFPKEKSTDEFSKSEACKKLELMDDFLEVEKLARLSNDSNVDATVSVPSIDKTTEVMTNDVSEVSTGKDDTSENKSGSTPSPNEVSSDAVLPEPDPKSNVDGLLFAEVQSKIFSIFESMSNDADIAKILEEVKRVLEDAPNTSVRDPEAVISKDVKPSETPCEKQDNHEDAGSSTQKELISSEQPTEYEQISSDLEAAFSQIHDFVLLLGREATTVHEISSDEDGISRKLEEFSATFNKVTSNKATLPQFVLDLSYVLAKASEFRINILGYKGTEAETNSPDCIDKIALPENKLVQNDSKGERYQNGHSDILNPCSDPEVPDDGNPISGYESNVAAQKITIEEFEELKSEKEKAVADLSKCVESLETTKSQLQETEQLLAEVKSQLTSAQRSNSLAETQLKCMAESYRSLEARAQEFETELNHLRAKMETLENELREEKKGHEAALAKSKELEEQLQRSESAAADNELKNKQERELAAAAEKLAECQETIFLLGKQLKSLHPQMEPPMVSPYNERSQKVEGYTEHNGHAPHSPNLQDHAEMDTANSGFVQRQGAESPLHYTNTLYSPSDNESNFQSMQSNHRPTKSASSSSASSTTTPEKHARGFSRFFSSKGKNGH from the exons ATGGACCGGCGGTGGCCATGGAAGAAGAAATCATCTGACAAGGCTGTGCTTGAGAAAGCAGCAGCAGCATTGGATTCTGCTAGTGCATCATCTGAGGCTAATcag GAGAGTTACAAGAAGCCAAACTATGTCCAAATCTCGGTAGAGTCGTACACGCATCTGACTGGTTTAGAAGATCAAGTGAAGACATGTGAAGAAAAAATTCAGACATTGGAGGATGAGATCAAAGACTTGAATGAAAAGCTGTCGGCGGCGAACTCGGAGATAAATACCAAGGAGAGCTTGGTAAAACAGCATGCTAAAGTAGCCGAAGAAGCTGTTTCAG GCTGGGAAAAGGCTGAAGCCGAAGCTTTGGCATTGAAGAACCATCTGGAAACTGTCACTCTCTCAAAACTCACTGCTGAGGACCATGCATCACAATTGGATGGTGCTCTTAAGGAGTGCATGCGGCAGATAAGAAACCTGAAGGAAGAACATGAACAGAAAATACAGGAAGTCGCTCTCACAAAAACCAAGCAACTTGACAAGATTAAGGGTGAGCTTGAGGCAAAGATAGCCAGCTTTGAACAAGAACTCCTGAGGTCCGCTGCTGAAAATGCGGCTTTGTCAAGAACCCTGCAGGAGCGTTCTAACATGATAATCCAATTGAGTGAAGAAAAAGCTAATGCTGAGGCTGAAATTGAGCATCTTAAGGGCAACATAGAATCATGCGAAAGAGAAATCAGTTCTCTTAAGTATGAAATCCATGTCATTTCCAAAGAGCTCGAGATTCGCAATGAAGAAAAGAACATGAGTATGAGATCAGCAGAAGTTGCTAATAAGCAGCACCTGGAGGGTgttaaaaaaattactaaattgGAGGCAGAATGCCAAAGACTACGTGGTCTTGTGCGGAAGAAGTTACCTGGACCAGCTGCTCTTGCACAAATGAAACTAGAGGTTGAGAATCTTGGTAGAGATTATGGAGAAAGTCGATTAAGGAAGTCTCCCGTCAAACCTGCTAGTCTTCATATGTCTCCTGTGCCCGAATTCTCCCTTGAGAATGTACAGAAATTCCAGAAGGATAACGAATTCCTTACAGAGCGCTTATTGACAATGGAAGAAGAGACAAAGATGCTCAAAGAAGCTTTGGCAAAACGTAACAGTGAATTGCAGGCCTCAAGGAGTATGTGTGCTAAAACACTAAGCAAACTTCAATTATTGGAAGCGCAAAGTAATCAACAAAAAGGATCTCCAAAATCTACCATCCATATAACCCCTGAAAACATTTACGGGCGCAATGCAAGCTATGCACCGAGTTTGATCTCCATGTCTGAAGATGGAATTGATGATGCTGCAAGTTGTGCTGAATCTTGGTCTACAGCGGTAATATCCGAGCTATCCCAACAATTCCCAAAAGAGAAGAGCACTGATGAGTTTAGCAAATCTGAAGCCTGTAAGAAATTGGAGCTAATGGATGACTTTTTGGAGGTGGAGAAGCTGGCTCGGTTATCAAATGACTCTAACGTAGATGCCACAGTTTCAGTTCCTTCAATTGATAAGACGACTGAAGTTATGACTAATGATGTGTCAGAAGTCAGTACCGGTAAAGATGATACCTCGGAAAATAAGAGTGGCTCGACTCCATCACCAAATGAAGTATCTTCTGATGCAGTGTTGCCAGAACCTGATCCAAAGTCTAATGTTGATGGTTTGTTGTTTGCAGAGGtccaatcaaaaatattttctatttttgagTCCATGTCAAATGATGCTGATATAGCGAAGATCCTGGAAGAAGTTAAACGTGTTCTTGAAGATGCACCCAACACTTCAGTTCGGGACCCTGAAGCTGTTATCTCTAAGGATGTTAAGCCTTCTGAGACTCCATGTGAGAAGCAGGATAATCATGAAGATGCTGGCTCAAGTACCCAAAAAGAACTCATTTCGTCTGAGCAACCTACAGAGTATGAGCAGATAAGCTCAGATTTAGAGGCTGCCTTCTCTCAGATTCATGATTTTGTCTTGCTTCTAGGCAGAGAAGCTACGACGGTTCATGAGATATCTTCCGATGAAGATGGAATAAGCAGAAAGCTGGAGGAGTTCTCCGCCACCTTTAATAAAGTTACAAGCAATAAAGCAACCTTGCCACAGTTTGTTCTTGATCTGTCTTATGTTTTAGCTAAAGCAAGTGAATTCAGAATCAATATCCTTGGTTACAAGGGTACAGAAGCTGAAACTAACAGTCCTGATTGTATAGATAAGATTGCTTTGCCGGAAAATAAGTTAGTTCAGAATGATTCGAAAGGAGAGAGATATCAGAATGGTCATTCCGATATTCTTAATCCCTGTTCTGATCCTGAGGTCCCTGATGACGGAAATCCGATTTCAGGTTATGAATCGAATGTTGCAGCACAAAAGATCACGATTGAGGAATTTGAAGAACTGAAGTCCGAGAAAGAGAAGGCTGTAGCAGATCTGTCAAAATGTGTTGAAAGTCTTGAAACCACAAAATCTCAATTGCAAGAGACAGAGCAACTTCTAGCTGAAGTTAAGTCACAACTGACTTCTGCTCAAAGATCAAACAGCTTGGCGGAGACACAACTGAAATGTATGGCAGAGTCATACAGGTCACTTGAAGCACGCGCCCAGGAATTTGAAACCGAACTAAATCATCTGCGTGCAAAGATGGAAACTCTGGAAAATGAACTGAGAGAGGAAAAGAAGGGTCATGAAGCAGCTTTGGCCAAGTCCAAGGAGCTAGAGGAGCAATTACAAAG GAGTGAAAGCGCAGCCGCTGATAATGAACTTAAGAACAAGCAG GAGAGAGAGTTGGCTGCTGCTGCTGAAAAGCTAGCTGAGTGTCAAGAAACCATATTTCTTCTTGGCAAACAATTGAAGTCTTTGCACCCTCAAATGGAGCCACCAATGGTGTCTCCATACAATGAGAGAAGTCAAAAGGTTGAAGGCTACACAGAGCATAATGGTCATGCTCCTCATAGCCCAAATCTTCAAGATCATGCTGAAATGGACACTGCTAATTCTGGCTTTGTGCAAAGACAAGGTGCTGAGTCCCCTTTGCATTACACCAATACTTTATATAGCCCCTCAGATAATGAGTCAAACTTCCAATCTATGCAATCAAACCACAGGCCTACAAAATCAGcatcttcttcttcagcctccTCAACTACTACACCAGAGAAACATGCAAGGGGTTTTAGTAGATTCTTCTCATCAAAAGGAAAAAATGGTCATTGA